The nucleotide window ACTTTCTCACATTCAATCTATTTGATTAATCATACAGAGCCTAATTAAGAACTAGCCAAAAATCCTACAAAACATCAAACTTGAGCTAGTTAACCTAGTTAACTAAAATTAAAGCTAGGAACAATGATTTTCAGTACAACaatactaataataataataaaaactaaGAATAGCATCTGGTTGTGGACATTTCACTCGGACATGGTGAAGAGTCCCACGTCAAGTTGGACTTCCATGCATCCCCACCTCCTATATTCAAAGGTATTACTGGTAAACTATTCATGAAAGGAAATCCAATCGATGATCGCAGACTACTCTCCCAGTGTCCATGATCATCTGTTTCTATCGCGTTTGAGTTCGCATGATTCGTTATATTCTTCATCAACGCATCGATGCTGTGATCATGACTCCCAACAACGCCAAGCTGGTTCCCTTGCATCACGTCATGGTGTGGTAATGTCGTCAAGGAGGAGAAGCCATTATTACACTGTTGCTCCTGAGAACCAGTAGTACTGCTAAAGTCGAAAGTAGTACTACTCTCAGCCGAGGCCAGCTTGGTTCCGAAATCTCCAAGGACCGATGACGACATGTTTAACAACAAGGACGAAACATCCACTGAACATTTGGCTGCCGGACTCTCCAGAGGTGAAAATGTGAAATTAGGGTTACAGTACTCTCCGGCATTGGAAATGGGGAAGTACTGATGATAGGGTTTAAGATTGCAAGCGATTGATGGGTGTAAGGTTTTGTAGGAATTGTTAGCATAATAATCTCCTGGGGAAAGAGTACTGGTTGAGGTGGAAGTTGAGATCTGTTGTGTGTCAATATTGTTACCACCGTACTGAGTAGTGCTAGTGGTTTGTGCACCTAATCTGGAGCTGCCTAACACATGATCTTGAAATGTGTTTGGTTCAGACAAGGTCTGAGACACCCAAGAATGATGAGAAATGGCTCTTTGATGGGCACTAGAATTTGTTTTTTTGAATATCCTGCATATTGCCCATGAGTCCTGGAAATTACAACACATGCAATTAGTACACATGTTCCATATTAGTCCagcaatacatatatatgtgcAAAACTATTTCTGCTCTTTCATGTTTCTCTGCTAGCTAGTATTTTTGAATCTACAAAAGTACTTCGTTTCTTGTTTCTCttttaaatataaaatgaaTAGTTTTGAACTCCAAAATCTTTGACCTTGAAAGTACATAAAAGAGATAAATAAGCACAATATTAGCGGAAAAAACACGAGCATAAAGAGAAGATTCTATTTCAAAACTAAGATGCAGTTAAAAACATATTGCGGTTTGCATACATTTGCGGGAATGGCAATTTTGTCCATGAACGATCTCTTTGGTGGGAGTACTGAGGAGTCGGTGAGAGAAGGTAGGCGAAACTCATGCATCATCCAGTCGGTTTTGACCCCTTTGGCAGCTCTACCTCTGTAAAAAACAAGGGACTTCTTCAACCCAATACACTTGTTGGAGTTACCTTCCGACGAGTAAATGGGCCGGTCGGTACCCGTGGCTTTCCAGAACCCGGCTCCGGTGACCCTGTTAGGCCTCGTGCTGTTTCTGTATTTTCTGTCCCTCGGGCAGTAGAAATACCACTCCTTCTCCCCACTAGCTGCCAACTCTACATGTATGCAAAGAATGAAAGATATTGTTAATACTATAAGAAACGGAAGAAATGAAAAgtcatgcatatacttgagtagGGTTAGGTTAAAACTTACTTGGAAGATCCCATGGATCGAATTTATAGATGTCGAGTTGCTTGATGAGCTCGATCGAGAGAGGGCGTTGCTGGATCTTCCTTTTGAGATAAAACCCAACAAGCTCCTCATCTGTTGGGTGAAAACGAAACCCTGGCAGCAGCACTTCATCAATTTTGTCTTGATCTGCTGCACTCATATCACAGCTACTACTTCTTTCCTGATCCATACCCTCTTTTGTACTTCTCCTTTCTAGAGCAGTACCAAACTAAACCCTAAATCTTTTGCCGAAACTACTTGAGGTCTGAAACTGAAGAAGTTAGTGCTAACTTATTACCTATGGATAAGCGTGCTGAGATGTCTTGAACTATAATAATAAGCAAACCCTAGTTAGCTAAGAAAACAAGAGGAACACACAGAAGTACAGAGAAGAGAGGTGGAGTGAAAGCAAGATTATTAGCCCAAGTTGACGGTGAGGGTCTGCTCTTAATTTGTAGCCAATATATGCTTCCTGAAGAGGGGTCTGCCCCCGAAGGATCAGCCGCCTTTTCTGGTGACTTGAAATTTAGCAGTGTGGTCAGGCActtaaaatcaaaattaagaacAACTACCAAGAAAATTAAACCTGAAGTCAAGAAAAATAGGTTAACACAATTAAGAGAGATAGTACTAGTACTCTTATAATTATCTCTCACTAAGTAGCTAGCTTGGACTCGAATAAACCTCATTTTGGGGTATTGTTTAATCCAAGTAGTGGAATCTCAAGGAGCTACCATATATCACAGTAGCTTATAGGGATTAAGAAATATCTTAATTGCTCTTATTATCATATTAGAGCGTTTTGGTCTGTCCACTGCAAATCAAGACAAAGCAAACTTCAAGCAAGTAGAAGTATTAAATTTGAGGTGTTTGAATTGGTTTTTGGAAACGTGAACCAGAACCAACTTCCAACACGTATTTTTAAAATGGAGTCCTAGCTATGAGAGAGGACTTGTATATAAGAACAGGATTATAATACGTGATACTAGTTTCTTAGAATCCTAAAATCCCGTTTCTattccattctcacagcttCTATTCCACTGACTTTGTCAGGTTGGGCAATATAACTATTTTAGGTCATCAGCTTAATCTGGCATATTCAGACCGTCCAAATCTAGCTTATGGACCACTTGCCCTTGTTACATCAATGGTGAAATTGTTTGATATTTCAGGAGAATCCCACCTATCATTCACAAATCAAGGATCAGAGTGCTGTAGCTAATTAACACTCAAATGTAACAACTcaaattaattatttagttCACTAAGTCATGTTAATTACCATAATGACTGtactcattttaattaactGTTGCATTGATGTAAACTGTTATAGAGTACTATTCACCTCTCCATTATTTGATTTAACTAGGTTGATCGAGTACTCCAATTTTCAGAAGGTATGTActgaatgaaaattttgaaggaaTTGTGACTTACAATAATTTATTACTCTTTCAAACATTTCatcaaacatatatacaagtacgTTAATCACAATTTATATCACATAAAAACCAATTATGCAGACTCAAGTCAGTTTATACTTGCGAGGTTTGAGGAAATTCATGAATTATCCAGCCTCTTGTTAGGACGTAggatgatttttttattttgaattcgTAGTCAATATATCTAAACCATAAGATCTGTTAATCTTGAGGGTTCATATATCTCTTGTAGGTCgtgttatatatgtgtgtgtattggTAAATATACATTCATGAGTGGAAAAAGGATTTGGGGGGTTTAATTTGGTCATTTAAGATGTGCAAGTTAAATTTTTCTCTGATTTTGTGGACTTCGGAAAACCAAGTGTGGAGTGTGGGATTCCTCAATTTTCCTTGCCTTGCGTAAAACCGAATAGGTTTCAACAATGAGATCAATTAATTACTACTTGAGTTCTCTTGAAGGACTAGGATCCTCCTCATAAACTTGATCTAATATATATGAATTTGAAGTCCAATTTGTCACACTTGAATTTGCTCAAAATGTCCAGTGGTTGGAGAGCAAGTGAAGTGAAGAAGTACCAAGTATTTAATGGGAAGTTCACATAGTCAAATGGCACACTCGGGACTCCAAATCCAGTGAAGCTCCCAAAACCCCCCCTCGGTTGGAACCCTTTTTGTCTGTGGATTGACCTAGGATTTGCTTCCCCAAGCGTGCAACCAAAGTTTAAAATTGGGTCAAACTCTTCAAGCTCAAGCATCTATATATAAATTACCTCTTTCTACGTGAACATTAGTAACTCTCCTCAACTTCGGTCGATTTCATTCATAACTATTACCATGTAAATTGTCAAGGGGGGCAACTCCACTTAACAAGGTTGATGAATTTTACCAACAACACTTAATTGAAACCCATTACGAGGCTGCCTAATCTTCATGAATCATAGTTATTTACTCATCTCTTTATTACAATGCATAAATCCTAATGATCACTTGGTCAGGCTTCCATTCAAACATGCGTCACTTTGTTGGTCACTTGGCCGTTGATGATGGGTGAAATGAGACTCTCTTGGTCTCTACCGAAGTCGTGGGACTCGTGTTCTAGTATTTCCACAGTGAAAAATTCTTATATACGACAGCCGCGCACCATGTGGCCGTACAGCTGCTCAATCATAACTTATCAAATTTTACATGTATTCATCCGGAATTGCCCCTACTTTTTAAAGTGAAATACTCAAAATATCCCCCACTTAGAACCTAATTGGGCAGCCCTACCACGTGTCGTTTACGCAAGACTTTCTCTTCCACAGTGATAGTTCGAACCCCTACTCCCACTTTAGAGTCTCTAGTACTGAGTTGTTGAATCCACAGTTGTTGAACTAGAATTTTAAGAGTGTGTATATACGTTTCCAATTCATACACCCTTTTAGAAAAGCTTCGGATTCCAATCATCCTAAGTTAAAACTCCAAAATATTAACTATTTAATGGATCATACATGAGGTTATATTTTCCATTTCCATGCCGATAAACTATGActtgttggtaagttataattccaacattgtaaaaatcatgggttcgattctcgCTGGCATATGTAAGGGTGAGAtgggctaagagtttttttttataataataaaaaaaaaaattgacctaAATAGGGCCGAAGTCCTCCAGTGGTAAAAAACTGAAAACTAATCAATGTATATTTTATCAGAATCCTTTGAAAGTCATAATAGAGAAATATGGTAGTTCTAAATCATGGAGACATGGAGCCCAAAAGAGTCTCAAATAAAATCAATGTTTCGAAATTTTTAGGGTTTACCCTAAATTACATCAAGGACCTTgtgttttgaaattttttcatgtcataagaaaaaaagaatccttcaaaacaaaaaaaataataataatttatgaGCAATTTCCCTAATACTATTACAGTCACGTTGTGGACAGCCGAGAAGTAACaaagttacaaaaataaaaatggaaagtACAAACTCATCCTCAATTCACAACACCAATGATCCACTTACGTTTTGTGCCAACATTGTTAGGGCTGAAAGTAGGTTCAATGCCTTTATATTCTAAATTTTGACAACTTTACAATCCATGCAGGCCTTCAAGTTTGTAACTTTTTTCACCCTTGTGACAATGCTCCGTATCATATATGCAAAAGAAATCTACTCCTATCAGGTTGCCTGCAACAATTCCTTGATATCGTACCCTTGAAGCTGTACTCACAGTTTTAGAAATATTACTCAATGTTTGCCTCCAACCTTCATAGTTCAGACTCATATTATAAAATGTCATACGTTCATAACAAGAGAAATATTGGTTTACCTGAAGGAAGGTCAGAAGCAATATAACTCCCGAGTTCCAGAAAGCATGTATTGTGATGGGGGTCAAAAGGTTGCGAGTTTGAGCATACGACAATCCCATAGCAGCACCTATACATGATATAACATGTAAGACAAAACCTAAGGTGTGTTGCACAGTTCAAATCTTGTTTTGATTTCAATAGTAAACTGTAAATATGTTACCTAGCACAAACAGCTGGGGAAACTCTCCAGGAGTGAGATGTGCAAGTGCAAATACAGCTGCACTAATTACAACAGCAACTGGTGTAGGTACCCTGCAATAAGAAATTGAGAAGGCAAGAAGATGCTCAGGATTTAGGAACATCAATACTTGGCTGACCAGCCATGGGCAGCCCGTCCTGACCAACGCCACTCAGGGTCCAACACGTGTTTTTTTTGGGCCCCTCTCTTTCTgttctccttctctcttctccattCCCTATCGGCTGCTCACCCCGACCAAGCTGACCATCCCCAAACCtcattcctcctcctccttaatCTTCAACCCCTTCTCCACCCCCTATCGCCGGTTTCCAGTCACCACCACCGCACCCACCCTCTCAATCAAAGTCTACACCGCGGATCGAGATATCTCCTTACTTGTCTCCGGTAACGGCACGTCTCCGGCAACGGCAAGTCCTCCTCCGGGGTACTACCCTGCTTTGCAGCAGTACtatgcttgcttcctccacctccATCCCAGTCATGAAGCACAACACCACCAACGGGATCGAGCGCGTGTAGAAGGCTTAATTGGCTTAGGGGGACACGTGTCTCCCACTTAGTGGTTATGGTCAGCCAAAGCTGACCAGGTATGGTCAGCGAAGTATCTTCCATTTAGGAATTAACAGTTGACAGGTAATATAATCTACGAGACTATACTAAAACTGCTGAAACCAAGGAATTTTAAACTCATCTACAACCAACACAAATGAACTTGTATCATTTACTTGGATGATTTGGGCCATTCCACGATACATAAGGTCCATGAAAATAGTTTCTTCTGCCATACATTTCTCAGTCTCTAGACTTATTCCTGCTTCAATCTTGCTTCTAGAAATGGTTATCACACCCAACCCGCACATCCACTCATTGACAACACTGACACACTAGATAATCTATTAATTAAACTTTATTTAGGACAGGACATATTATTTAAACTGTTTCTGCATTCTGGCTGGCTCTAGCTAATTGTCCACCCTTTATAAGTGTGATTGAAATTGAGATACTGATGCAAGTTCTTGCTCGTGTTTCCTTTTATCTCTTTTCTAGTTGTTCATCTACAGATAACTGGTGGCCGCATGTGAATTCTTTCAAGGCAAGGGGCGGCCTGATTCAACATTGTTGTTTACTCTGATTCAGTCAAGGTGGTTTTCAAGAATGCAAAGCAGTTGTAGGAGTGAACCAAACTGGTTTCCTAGTTATTAGTTATTCCCTACTTTCCACTTTTCAAATCAGTAGATTTAACTTCTGACACTGATGAAAATATTTCAGTGCACCATCATTAGTGAGAAAAGTTTCCAAGTAATTGCAGGCATGTTTGAGGGAACAGAACTATCCTAGAGTTTATGGCAGTGTAGAGAACAGTCAATTATTTTGATCATGTTATGCAACTCTAAAAAACCAAAGAACAACATACCACTTAGTCATGGAGACCATAAAAAACCCGCGGAACACAGTTTCCTCAAGAATTGGAGCCAAAACTCCAGTGATGCCTAACAAGCAAGCAGTGCTGCAATGAAGATTAACAACAGCTTAATCTACTTTGCTGAATCCTCAAGTGCCAGTGATGATGAAAGGTTTTCAACACTTGAGTTGATGCATTCAATAAATCCCAGGACATTTACAAAATGCAAAGATCTTAAATAAAGTACCTAATACTTGATGATCCAATTAATGGGAGCAAGCTAACTAGAGCGTCCTTCTGAAaccaagagagaaaaaataaagattacATCCAGGATCTCTTATACATTGAAATTACTTGAGAATATTTTCTCCCTTCAACTCAGTGACAATTCACTTTCATGAGCGAATAAGGAATTGAGTGCACTGCACTTtataatgaaaaaagaaattatcaGATGAACTCCAAACCTCTCTTTCTGGGGTTTGCCCACTGAAAAAGGACATGGCAGCCCCTGTCAATGCCACAGCAGCAACAGCAGCAACAAGACCAATCCCAGCCCACAAAAGCCACCCTCTCTGTAGACTGAAAGGTTCCCTCCAATCTGCAACAGTACAAGCTAATATTAACTCAAAGGATCACATTCTCCAGGCTTAACAAACCCAAATCTTGCAAAAAGGAGCTCTAAAGTTTAACTTTTGCAATTATTAGTAATGCTATGCATACAAAACatcttgaaatatatatatcaagtTATGAAGGACTAGTACCATAGCGATAAATATCTTGAGGCAGCGGTTGGAATTTGCCGGCAACGGTATACAGAACTCCAAGTATGGCTGCAGTCGTAACACTAACCAAACAAGAACAGAACCAATTAGACCCTTGGGAATTTCTAAATACACAAAGTATGTGAAATAAGCATTTTGGTTGGAGCCAGAAAAAAAGACCAAAAATTTGAAGTCTGAACATAGACACTGAGCATACATGTCACCATTGCTTGAATTTCAACATAAAAGGAATTTTAAGTAAAACTAAAAATGTGATATGCATACCCTTGAGCAACCAACAGAAACTCTGCCTTCTCATCAAGACTCAAATCCTGAATGCTCAATCCTAAATAGGGTACAAGTGCTGCCTCTACCAATCCTGTCAAAACAAAACTGCCTGGGCAAAAATTAATTTTGCTCCAATCTCTACAAAGTAAACAGTAGCAAGCCATTTGAACACTGATGAACTCACCTCAGCCCACAAGCCAGTGATGTCAATGACACTGTTTTCCATTCCCAAGGCACATCCCACCTCTTCAAAATTTGCAAGCCCCCTTCATTTTCCTGCAATAAAAATGCTTGCTTTATTCAGCTTCAGCTTTTTTGATCACTCAGTTGGGTTTAATCCAGTGAAGCTGAAAAAGTGATAACCTTTTCTTGGAAATCGGGTCTGGGTCTTCCTCCGCCGCTGAAAAAGCAGACATGAGGCGGCGGCCTGGTGGTTCTGAGCCGTGAGAGGTGGTTTGACCTGGTGTGACCATTGAGGAAAAGT belongs to Rosa chinensis cultivar Old Blush chromosome 4, RchiOBHm-V2, whole genome shotgun sequence and includes:
- the LOC112195727 gene encoding protein FEZ, whose translation is MDQERSSSCDMSAADQDKIDEVLLPGFRFHPTDEELVGFYLKRKIQQRPLSIELIKQLDIYKFDPWDLPKLAASGEKEWYFYCPRDRKYRNSTRPNRVTGAGFWKATGTDRPIYSSEGNSNKCIGLKKSLVFYRGRAAKGVKTDWMMHEFRLPSLTDSSVLPPKRSFMDKIAIPANDSWAICRIFKKTNSSAHQRAISHHSWVSQTLSEPNTFQDHVLGSSRLGAQTTSTTQYGGNNIDTQQISTSTSTSTLSPGDYYANNSYKTLHPSIACNLKPYHQYFPISNAGEYCNPNFTFSPLESPAAKCSVDVSSLLLNMSSSVLGDFGTKLASAESSTTFDFSSTTGSQEQQCNNGFSSLTTLPHHDVMQGNQLGVVGSHDHSIDALMKNITNHANSNAIETDDHGHWESSLRSSIGFPFMNSLPVIPLNIGGGDAWKSNLTWDSSPCPSEMSTTRCYS
- the LOC112200555 gene encoding uncharacterized protein LOC112200555 isoform X1 — protein: MVYTLFTSLAQSPLPTFSHTPYLNPSKTFLKRTHTLFLNGHTRSNHLSRLRTTRPPPHVCFFSGGGRPRPDFQEKQAFLLQENEGGLQILKRWDVPWEWKTVSLTSLACGLSFVLTGLVEAALVPYLGLSIQDLSLDEKAEFLLVAQGVTTAAILGVLYTVAGKFQPLPQDIYRYDWREPFSLQRGWLLWAGIGLVAAVAAVALTGAAMSFFSGQTPEREKDALVSLLPLIGSSSISTACLLGITGVLAPILEETVFRGFFMVSMTKWVPTPVAVVISAAVFALAHLTPGEFPQLFVLGAAMGLSYAQTRNLLTPITIHAFWNSGVILLLTFLQLQGYDIKELLQAT
- the LOC112200555 gene encoding uncharacterized protein LOC112200555 isoform X2 — its product is MVYTLFTSLAQSPLPTFSHTPYLNPSKTFLKRTHTLFLNGHTRSNHLSRLRTTRPPPHVCFFSGGGRPRPDFQEKENEGGLQILKRWDVPWEWKTVSLTSLACGLSFVLTGLVEAALVPYLGLSIQDLSLDEKAEFLLVAQGVTTAAILGVLYTVAGKFQPLPQDIYRYDWREPFSLQRGWLLWAGIGLVAAVAAVALTGAAMSFFSGQTPEREKDALVSLLPLIGSSSISTACLLGITGVLAPILEETVFRGFFMVSMTKWVPTPVAVVISAAVFALAHLTPGEFPQLFVLGAAMGLSYAQTRNLLTPITIHAFWNSGVILLLTFLQLQGYDIKELLQAT